Below is a genomic region from Candidatus Obscuribacterales bacterium.
GTACTGGTCGGTATGTTGCTTCAACTAACAACTTAATCGAGAAAATTGCACCCTGACGGGTTATATTTTTCATGAGGCAACAGTGATGTCAGGGTTAGCTTTTTAAATGAGGCAAAACGCCTGCCACATCGACGAGGAGTTGCAGATTTCTCCACTTCGGCTGCTTCGCAGCCTTCGGTCGAAATGACAAAAGATCTATTGTGGTATCAGTGCAAGAAGTTTGGGACCAAGCACGATGGCGCCGACGACTACTGCTGTAAGAGACGCGCAGAGGACGGCGGCGGCGGCGGTGTCTTTGGCGTAGCGGGCTGACTCGTGATATTCGCCTTTGGCGTAGAGGTTCACTAAGTGTTCAAGCGATGTGTTGAGGAATTCGGTGATTAGAACCAAGCCGATGGAAAATGCTAGAGAAATGCATCCCAGTGTGTCCACTTTCAGCCATACAGCTGCTGCGGCAACAGCGATGGCGGCGAGGAAGTGGATGCGGACGTTGCGTTCTTCTTTTAGTCCGACCCAGATGCCGTGAAATGCATGGTAAAAGGATTCGATCATGTTTAACGCCCGCCCTGATTTGCGCTGCCAGCTAGCCGGTACAAAAGATGTGGTCCGCGAACTGACGGTTCCCGGACGGTCTTTTACTCTTTCTTGTAATTCGGTGGCGATGGCTGGTTCTCCTAAGCCCGACTTGCCTGAATTTGCCAAGACGATAACACGCAGGTCGCCAAGGCGGCAAATGTTGTTAAGCCTTTTTCAGTTTCGGGGCTACATATATATGCAGAACAAGGGCGCATGCAATGCGCCCCTACAAGGACCAGCGACGTGTCCGGAAGCGCATGCAATGCGCCCCTACGAGTTCATAAGGAAAGTCGACCGTGGGGTTACCGCTTGATGCCGGCAGCCTTCAGTATTGCCTTTTGGCGACCGAACATTTCCTTCTCTTCGGCTGGGGTTTCGTGGTCGAAACCCAATACATGGAGGAACCCATGCACAAAAAGGAAAGCCATTTCCCGTTCAAATGAATGCCCGTATTCGCCGGCCTGCTCATGGGCTTTTTCGGCTGAAATGACAATTTCGCCAATTTCCCAGGGAGCGCCTGGGGGCGGGATTTCCAGCTCTAAGGGAAAGGACAAAACGTCGGTTGCATAGTCCTTGCCGCGCCACTGCTTGTTAAGCTTGCGTATGGCGGCATTTGAGACGATAACCAGGCTAAAGGCGCCCCTGCGCGGCATTTCAGCCAATAGGCGGGCTTTTAGGTGCTTTGGACGGTTATTTTTAAGGTTTCTAAGAGCCTCGGCGGCTAATAGGTCGACTGTTTCCTCAAACCAGGCTAGGTCCACCTTTTGGCGGCGCTGCTGATTCTGGAGCTGGATTTGAAGAGGCATAAAACCCTCAACCACCTTGAAAAATGACGAGCCGACATGCTAGCATGAAAGCCTAAGAAATCTGATTGTCGTAGACTTAAGTTAGTCTACGGCATGATGCTGTTCTAGGCGTCCAAGCTCCCTGAGCCTTCGGGTTCAAGAGATGCGGGGCGTTTCAACTGGCGTTAAGCCGGTTTTCGAGGAGGCAACCTTGCCGGCCAATCTGGACAAAGTCACTGATATCGCCGAAAGCGTCTGTAAGAAGCTTGGCTATATTTTTGTTGATGCCAGAATTGGACAAAGCGGCAGTCGTCGATGTCTGACTGTAACTATCCACAACGAAGATGGTCATATCGGATTTGAAGACTGCGAAAAGGTCAGCCGCACCTTGGAAGAATTGCTGGACAACGAGGAGCCACCTTTAATTCAAGGAGCTTTCTTGCTGGAAGTAGAAAGTCCAGGACTTGATCGAGAACTGAAAACCGAAAGGGAATTTGCCGTATTCAAAGGCTATCCTGTTGAAGTTAAAGCTCGTCAAAAACTGGACGGTATCGGAGATTCATTCACTGGAACTCTGATGGGTCTTAAGGATGGCATTGCCAGCTTTGCTAATCCAAAACCAATTGTGTCTAAAAGCAAAAATGCAAAAACACAAAAGGCAAAGTCCGCAAAAGTTCAAACTCTGACATTGCCCAAAAAGTTGGAAGTTGAACTCTCAAAACTGAATAAAGTCCGTTTATATCCGGAGGTAGAGTCGTGATTAAAATAGGCGACAAATTGCTGGAAGCAGCAGAAGAACTAGAGCGCGAGCGCAATATTCCGCAGGAGGAATTCATTTCCTATGTCTGCGATGCCATTGTTGCTGCTTATAAGAAGAAAGTGCCAGATCATGACGTAGAGGGCGTACGCGCAATCTTCGATCCGGAGACAGGCGAAATAGGAATTTTTGCACCGAAAGAAGTTGTCGAAAAGGTTGCTAACTCCTATCACCAGATTTCACTCAAAGACGCTAAGGATCTAATTCCTGACGTTGCTGTAGGCGAAGTTCTGGAAATTGAAGTTACACCAACTGATTTCTCTGAATTCGGTCGTATTGCTGCACAAACAGCAAAACAACTGATCACACAAAGACTGCGCGAAGCAGAAAAAGAGTTGATCAAGAAAGAATTCGAAGCACGTAAGGGCACCTGTACAACAGGTCAAATCGAGCGTATCGAAGTAATAAGCAACACAAGAAACAACGTCATCATCAACTTGGGTCGCGTCGAAGGCTGCATGCCGACACGTGAGCAATTGCCTGGTGAAACATATCGCGTCGGCAACCGTGTTCGCGTATACGTTCTTGAATTGCGTGACACCGGACGCGTTCCGCAAATTATTGTTTCACAAGCGCATCCTGAATTGGTGCGTGAATTGTTTGAACTCTATGTGCCTGAAATTGAAGACGGTACAGTTGAAATCAAATCAATTGCTCGTGAAGCTGGTTACAGAACCAAAATTGCAGTTCACTCCGAAGATGCCGATGTTGATCCGGTAGGAGCATGTATCGGTACTCGTGGTGTGCGTATTCAAAACGTTGTTGCCGAATTGCGCAACGAGAAGATTGACGTCATCCGTTTCTCAACAGATCCGGTCGACTACATCTCCAACTCGTTGAGCCCGGCTCGCATCACAACCGTTGCGCTGTACGAAGATGCACCGGAAATGGGCGGCAAGCGTGCTGAAGTTATCGTTCCAGACGATCAATTGAGCTTGGCGATAGGCCGTGGCGGACAAAACGTCCGTTTGGCTGCCAAACTCACCGGCTGGAAGATAGACATCAAGTCCGAAAGTCAAACTGGCGGTACGTACAAAAACGTAACGGCCGGCGTTGAAGAATAGTTATGAGAGGGCTTAGACGTAAATACTTCGAATAGAAAAGACACTAAAGCACAGGCGGTACACGACCGCCTGTGCGTGTCCTGTCGAAGTTTTGCTCCTCAGTCCCAACTCATTCGTCTAACAGCCGACAATGCCAGCGGGCAAGTAATTGCTCGTTTTGATTGCTTAACATATCCACATTCTGACAGCCCTGTAATTGGGCGCTCCGCTTACTTATGCCCGAATGCCAAATGTGTCGAAGAGGCGCTAAAGGGCACCAGGCTTAAGTTTGCCCTATCCGGCCGCAAGGTCAAAGGGCAGGCAAGTAAGCGGTCTATAACCTGGCCTCTTGAGTCACAACTTATCAATGTTTTGCTAAGTAAATTTACAGATAGGGCACAAACATGCCAAAATACTCAGGGGAAGGCAACTTCACCAATAGCAACGCAACAACCGCCCAAGGCGGGTAGTGCCGAGCGCGACAAAGCTGGAGCAAAAACAAACAAATGAACGATAGAGTTCGTATCTATGAACTAGCGCGGCAGATGAATCTTCCCAACCAGGATCTCGTCGTAACCTTACGCGAACTGGGGTATGAGGTGAAGAGCCACTCCAGCACAATCGACGGGTCAACCGTCGGGCTTTTGATTTCCGCCCTCGGTAAGAAGAAAGCCGGTGAGAAAGTCAGTGCCGCCACAACGCCGGCAGCGGCACCAGCTGCTAAGACCCCAAAAGCATCCAAAGCAACTATCGCTCCGCCTCCGGAACCAGTCGTTGTGAAGCCGCGTGTTCTTTCTCGCCGCAAACCGACCCCACCACCAGGTGAAATTGTCGCTGAACCAGTTGCCGAGCCGTTGGCTCCAGCGGCTGCTGAAGCACCAGCGGCACCGGCACCAGTTGCCGCTCCTGAGCCTACCGCTCCTACACCACCACCGGTTGCCCCAATTGCAAGACCATCACTAATTCTTCCACCTCCAGCGCCTCCTGTTGTGGCTGCTCCAGAGGCGCCCGCTATTGAAGAACAAAAGTCTGAGGGTGGTAAGAAAGACGGCAAGAAGGACAAGAAGCATCATAGAGACGACGATGATGAAGACGAGAAGAACAGCCCGTTGGTTGTGAAGGCAACTCCATCGCAGCCGGTTCGTGTTGCTGCTCCATCTATTCGCGCAACCCCACCACGTCCTCCGAAGTCACACCGCCAAGGTGGCGCAGACAGGCATGCGAAGAAGGAAGAGAAATCAAAACCGGCTGCTGCAATTCTTGAAGTGCCGAAGATCATTACTCTGACGCAGCCTCTCACAGTAAAAGAATTGGCTGAGCGCATGCTTGTTCCCGAAACAGAAGTGATCAAGCGTCTGTTTATGAAGGGCTTCATGCGTACAGTCAACCAAATGGTTGAGTTGGAATTGGCTCGCGATTTGGCCACTGAGATGGAGTACGAAGTACTTACTGAAGAGCTGAAAGCTGAAAAAGCGGAAGAAGTTGCCCTCACTGATGAAGAAAAGGCCGCTCTGGTTACCAGACCACCTGTTGTAACCATCATGGGGCACGTTGACCACGGCAAGACAAGCTTGCTTGACGCTATTCGCCAAACCAAGTTCCAAATAACCGCAGGCGAAGCAGGTGGTATCACTCAACACA
It encodes:
- a CDS encoding diacylglycerol kinase family protein, which encodes MANSGKSGLGEPAIATELQERVKDRPGTVSSRTTSFVPASWQRKSGRALNMIESFYHAFHGIWVGLKEERNVRIHFLAAIAVAAAAVWLKVDTLGCISLAFSIGLVLITEFLNTSLEHLVNLYAKGEYHESARYAKDTAAAAVLCASLTAVVVGAIVLGPKLLALIPQ
- the ybeY gene encoding rRNA maturation RNase YbeY, with the translated sequence MPLQIQLQNQQRRQKVDLAWFEETVDLLAAEALRNLKNNRPKHLKARLLAEMPRRGAFSLVIVSNAAIRKLNKQWRGKDYATDVLSFPLELEIPPPGAPWEIGEIVISAEKAHEQAGEYGHSFEREMAFLFVHGFLHVLGFDHETPAEEKEMFGRQKAILKAAGIKR
- the nusA gene encoding transcription termination factor NusA; amino-acid sequence: MIKIGDKLLEAAEELERERNIPQEEFISYVCDAIVAAYKKKVPDHDVEGVRAIFDPETGEIGIFAPKEVVEKVANSYHQISLKDAKDLIPDVAVGEVLEIEVTPTDFSEFGRIAAQTAKQLITQRLREAEKELIKKEFEARKGTCTTGQIERIEVISNTRNNVIINLGRVEGCMPTREQLPGETYRVGNRVRVYVLELRDTGRVPQIIVSQAHPELVRELFELYVPEIEDGTVEIKSIAREAGYRTKIAVHSEDADVDPVGACIGTRGVRIQNVVAELRNEKIDVIRFSTDPVDYISNSLSPARITTVALYEDAPEMGGKRAEVIVPDDQLSLAIGRGGQNVRLAAKLTGWKIDIKSESQTGGTYKNVTAGVEE
- a CDS encoding YlxR family protein; this encodes MSCRSFAPQSQLIRLTADNASGQVIARFDCLTYPHSDSPVIGRSAYLCPNAKCVEEALKGTRLKFALSGRKVKGQASKRSITWPLESQLINVLLSKFTDRAQTCQNTQGKATSPIATQQPPKAGSAERDKAGAKTNK